AATGCTCCTAATATGCTGTTGGGGATAATACAAGGTTTAGCGATAGATAGGTTAACACAGGCTACTTTAATTTCAGCCGTACATAACGTTATCTGATTCTGATTCACAATTTGTTGCGAAAAAATCAAACTAGCAGACTTTAAACGGCTTATTGTGCTCGTAATTGTTAATAAATCGTCGAGTTTTGCAGACGCCTTATTTTCCATCGCAACCTTTGTGACCACAAAGCCGATGTTTTGTTCTAAAAATATTGATTGATTAATACCAAGCTCGCGTAACCACTCTGTTCTTGCGCGTTCAAGGAATTTCAAATAGTTAGCGTAATAGACAATACCACCGGCATCGGTATCTTCATAATAAACACGAACCTTGTGTTGAAAATTAAGTAATGACATGTAATTTATTCAAGTTAGCTAGCGATAAAATTTTAGATGCTTATCATAATAGATAAAGCTCACGTGGAACAAGGGCTAAGATAAATTCTTTGTAATAATTTAAGTAAAAATCAGAGTAAATTATGGTTGAATTTTACTTAATCAGAATACTTTAGCGAGCAGTGCCCTGCTCTTAAGGTACTTATAGATTTAGCGCGGTATATTTTAAATTTTTTCACATTAGTTTTTCTAATGATAAATATA
The Colwellia sp. Arc7-D genome window above contains:
- the ybgC gene encoding tol-pal system-associated acyl-CoA thioesterase, with the protein product MSLLNFQHKVRVYYEDTDAGGIVYYANYLKFLERARTEWLRELGINQSIFLEQNIGFVVTKVAMENKASAKLDDLLTITSTISRLKSASLIFSQQIVNQNQITLCTAEIKVACVNLSIAKPCIIPNSILGALKRVS